A genomic window from Brassica oleracea var. oleracea cultivar TO1000 chromosome C8, BOL, whole genome shotgun sequence includes:
- the LOC106307611 gene encoding multiprotein-bridging factor 1b has product MAGVGPMTQDWEPVVIRKRAPNSAAKRDEKTVNAARRSGADIESVRKFNAGTNKAASSSTSLNTKRLDDDTETLAHERVPTELKKAIMQARGEKKLTQSQLAQLINEKPQVIQEYESGKAIPNQQILSKLERALGAKLRGKK; this is encoded by the exons TGGACCGATGACTCAGGATTGGGAACCCGTTGTGATCCGTAAGAGAGCTCCCAACTCTGCGGCTAAGCGCGACGAGAAGACTGTCAACGCTGCTCGGAGAAGCGGCGCCGATATCGAATCCGTCAGAAAAT TCAATGCTGGAACCAACAAAGCGGCTTCGAGCAGCACCTCCTTGAACACAAAGAGGCTCGATGATGATACTGAGACCTTAGCTC ATGAACGTGTGCCTACTGAGTTGAAGAAAGCCATCATGCAAGCCCGAGGGGAGAAGAAGCTCACCCAGTCCCAACTCGCTCAA CTGATCAACGAGAAGCCACAAGTGATCCAAGAATACGAGTCTGGTAAAGCAATTCCGAATCAGCAGATCCTTTCTAAGCTGGAGAGGGCACTTGGAGCTAAACTCCGCGGAAAGAAGTAA
- the LOC106307610 gene encoding serine/threonine-protein kinase CDL1, translated as METDEAYQRKERDALVAIVVLACLALTSLFVAFSYYCYIRNKVSKRHRINKKFNCEEKGDCQNQQEVTDNALQIFTFKQLHSATGGFSKSNVVGHGGFGLVYRGVLNDGRKVAIKLMDNAGKQGEDEFKMEVELLSRLRSPYLLALLGYCSDNSHKLLVYEFMANGGLQEHLYPTNRSGSVPLRLDWETRMRIALEAAKGLEYLHEQVSPPVIHRDFKSSNILLDRNFHAKVSDFGLAKVGSDKAGGHVSTRVLGTQGYVAPEYALTGHLTTKSDVYSYGIVLLELLTGRVPVDMKRDTGEGVLVSWALPQLADRDKVVDIMDSTLEGQYSTKEVVQVAAIAAMCVQAEADYRPLMADVVQSLVPLVRSRRSAAKLSGCSSSFSLARSLGSPVGSQ; from the exons ATGGAGACAGATGAAGCTTACCAGAGGAAAGAGCGAGATGCACTTGTAGCCATTGTCGTTCTTGCTTGTCTTGCTTTAACTTCTTTGTTCGTCGCCTTCAGCTACTACTGCTATATTCGTAACAAAGTTTCCAAGCGTCACAGAATCAACAAGA AGTTTAACTGCGAGGAGAAAGGAGATTGTCAAAACCAACAAGAAGTTACTGACAACGCCCTGCAGATTTTCACTTTCAAGCAGCTACATTCAGCTACAGGTGGATTCAGCAAGTCGAACGTGGTTGGTCATGGTGGGTTTGGTTTGGTTTATCGTGGTGTGCTTAACGACGGGAGAAAAGTTGCTATCAAGCTTATGGATAATGCAGGGAAGCAAGGGGAAGATGAATTCAAGATGGAG GTTGAGTTACTGAGCCGTCTGCGTTCACCTTACTTGTTGGCACTTCTTGGTTACTGCTCAGACAATAGTCACAAACTGCTTGTGTATGAGTTCATGGCCAATGGTGGTTTGCAGGAACACCTCTATCCTACTAACA GGTCTGGTTCTGTCCCATTGAGATTAGACTGGGAAACTCGGATGAGAATAGCTCTGGAAGCAGCAAAAGGCCTCGAGTATCTCCATGAGCAAGTATCACCACCAGTGATTCACCGAGACTTCAAGAGCAGCAACATTCTCCTCGACAGAAACTTCCACGCCAAAGTCTCAGACTTCGGATTAGCTAAAGTCGGATCAGACAAAGCTGGTGGACACGTTTCCACACGTGTCTTAGGCACACAAGGATACGTTGCTCCTGAGTATGCTTTAACCGGCCACTTGACTACAAAATCAGATGTCTATAGCTACGGCATTGTCCTGTTAGAGTTACTAACGGGGAGGGTTCCAGTAGATATGAAGAGAGATACTGGAGAAGGTGTTCTTGTTTCTTGG GCGTTGCCTCAACTGGCTGATAGAGACAAAGTGGTGGACATAATGGATTCAACACTAGAGGGGCAGTACTCGACCAAAGAGGTTGTTCAGGTTGCAGCAATAGCAGCAATGTGTGTTCAAGCAGAAGCTGATTACAGACCGTTGATGGCTGATGTGGTGCAGTCGCTGGTCCCATTAGTGAGAAGCCGTAGGTCAGCTGCGAAGCTTAGTGGCTGCTCTAGTAGCTTTAGCTTGGCTCGGTCTCTTGGTTCACCCGTTGGTTCTCAATAA